A stretch of Plasmodium knowlesi strain H genome assembly, chromosome: 1 DNA encodes these proteins:
- a CDS encoding serine/threonine protein phosphatase 2B catalytic subunit A, putative yields MEPLPNPKNDRQVKDVEPPPAKPLSLELLYPNGTDEPPDYKALRDHLKKEGRIRKEDCLDIIKKVIDIVSNEPNLLRLQDPITIVGDIHGQYYDFLKLLEVGGNPETTQFLFLGDYVDRGSFSIEVLLLLYALKINYPNKIWLIRGNHECRQMTSFFNFRDECEYKYDMVVYYAFMESFDTIPLSAVINGKFLAVHGGLSPQLVLLNQICSFTRFQEPPRSGIFCDILWSDPIDEDKEEHTIQTESYFPNDIRGCSYFFGYNAATTFLEKNGLLSIIRAHEAQLEGYKMHQTNLKTGFPIVITIFSAPNYCDVYNNKGAVLKFDSNTLNIQQFSFSPHPYHLPNFMNLFTWSLPFVSEKVTEMLYSILNSSVNQSDDAVKDIVLPTEVLQIINYIEENNIKLEELSLRNAGAMDGQGNSTEGGGRPSSSSSQRKEALFKDGCFYSDAPSKEETLDGSHSAGAASTNQIDTHGEQPTHMHTDDAQASKDRSDALRKKVQSVGRLMRVFRTLRKENELIVQLKGCSPGYRIPVGLLLQGKEGLENELEKFTKAKQIDSINEKRPPNE; encoded by the exons ATGGAACCTCTACCAAATCCTAAGAACGATAGACAAGTGAAAGATGTGGAACCCCCACCAGCCAAG CCACTGAGCCTGGAACTCCTCTACCCGAACGGAACGGATGAGCCGCCAGACTACAAGGCGTTAAGAGACCATCTAAAGAAGGAGGGGCGTATCCGAAAGGAAGATTGTCTagacataataaaaaaggttaTCGATATAGTGAGCAACGAGCCAAACTTATTGAGACTTCAAGACCCAATAACTATTGTCGGAGATATACATGGACAGTATTACGACTTCCTAAAATTGTTGGAAGTGGGAGGAAATCCAGAAACCAcacaattcctttttctcggGGATTATGTCGATAGAGGATCCTTCAGTATAGAAGTACTCTTACTTCTTTACGccttaaaaattaattatccAAATAAAATTTGGTTAATAAGGGGAAATCATGAGTGCAGGCAGATGACAtccttctttaattttcGAGACGAGTGTGAATATAAATATGATATGGTAGTTTACTATGCCTTCATGGAATCCTTCGATACGATCCCCTTGTCGGCTGTAATAAATGGAAAGTTCCTTGCAGTGCATGGAGGGTTATCTCCACAACTAGTATTGCTAAATCAGATATGTTCATTTACAAGATTTCAAGAACCCCCTAGGTCAGGTATTTTCTGTGATATTTTATGGTCTGATCCAATTGATGAAGACAAGGAGGAACATACCATCCAGACAGAGTCGTACTTCCCAAATGACATTCGAGGGTGTAGCTACTTCTTTGGATACAATGCTGCTACGACCTTCCTGGAGAAAAACGGATTACTCTCCATCATAAGAGCACATGAAGCACAATTGGAAGGATACAAAATGCACCAAACGAATTTGAAAACAGGATTTCCTATAGTCATCACTATTTTTTCAGCTCCGAATTATTGTGATGTATACAACAATAAAGGAGCGGTCTTAAAGTTCGATAGCAACACCCTTAACATACAACAATTTAGTTTTTCACCACATCCTTATCACCTACCTAACTTTATGAATCTATTCACCTGGTCCCTTCCTTTTGTCAGTGAAAAAGTTACAGAAATGCTTTACTCTATTTTAAACTCCAGCGTGAATCAGTCAGATGATGCAGTGAAGGATATAGTTCTTCCAACAGAGGTACTGCAAATTATTAATTACATTGAAGAGAATAATATAAAGTTGGAAGAACTAAGTCTCCGTAATGCGGGTGCAATGGATGGGCAGGGTAACTCTACCGAAGGGGGGGGACGaccctcctcctcctcctctcaGAGAAAGGAAGCCCTTTTCAAGGATGGATGCTTCTATAGTGATGCACCTTCCAAGGAGGAAACCTTGGATGGATCTCATTCTGCTGGTGCTGCGTCTACTAACCAGATCGATACCCACGGAGAGCAACCCACTCACATGCACACCGATGATGCACAGGCGTCGAAGGATCGATCCGATGCGCTCAGGAAAAAGGTTCAATCTGTTGGTCGTTTGATGAGGGTCTTCAGGACCCTGCGCAAGGAAAACGAATTGATTGTTCAACTCAAGGGATGTAGCCCTGGGTACAGAATCCCCGTGGGCCTGCTCCTCCAGGGCAAGGAGGGTCTAGAAAACGAGTTGGAGAAATTCACCAAGGCCAAGCAGATTGACAGTATAAACGAGAAGCGCCCACCGAATGAGTAG
- a CDS encoding adenylyl cyclase beta, putative encodes MIKNIFNEYLKSHEVRRTDHEGLRKVARDYKNNYTSDWRWFSIKCERIIENELQKKSLREEDKKAYGSWVKEAQNLSTFRSFFPKILLKVYSRCDDPHKFFSKLVIQKFDAVVFFCDASGFSNLAEQLDKRINGTELLGNCLNKFFNILIKIIDCWGGDIIKFSGDAVLVIWPLRRGHRGANSARNAITHMEESAEATAFPSTSMATMNRTQPQDNSDYYPSDTTTPNGTPNGTPNGTSNGASNGTSNGASNGIPNGIPNGIPNGTPNGAKKPNQKEKNVKKICMLALGCCVDIHKLLNKFPTPIENKYLKVHIAITYGKVSFLQLGNILNKRDYLLSGKPLEEIGVAESLARNGESVISHRFYEKVKDRIVVKETAKKKFFLFVKMKEEIDMRELKREYEEGDEWELPTGEVPINLSRGASKEEEESKDGKGSKEGSMHVVNTCATRRICGYDQSETPLVHEHFCHLLKSFIPDIVYRKIATGCNVFINEIRKVTIIFLSVKDIDTSTMIGVYSAHGIMKLTQKAVFTMEGTINKFIYDDKGILILIMFGLPPLYHCDDSIRALLTCFRLIDALKSLKLNGSIGISTGRIWCGLIGNKIRKEYTALGDSVNVAARLCCKAGNKEIYVDENTFNGCKHFISFQKLISIKVKGKKKLIRIYSPIGTINRSCPQFGLEQGGAHGYFTDEELQAAGEEVPEEGEAQKGSDKKVQRRSVSDGYTQGGSVSDKCTQRERSLSTQREGEESTCNKRDGHTAKEETGAMETADVTENAEMNEVTDFSFLNKNYLLRYYQRTYRRGIKRLLGKKDCLYYLRRCEGGDDAFSQGEDTWRNPWRDTWQAAYRDDPYSEIKANTPLDYITHTGPLLLHEYYDPLYCDFFQMYNTGGVLFLQGNEHLGIFEIITLVSRKLSNYKTFKISNMPHSLYINVTNPLLPWKMLCNEMLQLWSSCKMRKANTLIRNEDNYNLLREITYPSYHWFFKCMSSVVDDLAIPYWGDSGRKVQTEKKGRKTPVRSKQTGAVLPSTQQSTDKDTDVGTGDPTDELTAPDTYARQHEDSKSKKKTKKKKKKKKKKKDNNNDNDNDIDNDNDNDNDNDCSTSSSSSSCGCYGKDGSKQRTRMKKQKGKLCRRILTTIDRFFSRTTREEGRRPGAFLNPVKEAGTHTVTQTDRHIDVDTCNRATNSGSYPFAEAHPLLKRDAKGNRMGIISSMLYYFTLHEYTFVVFNYRAGTSLNIMGDESALGICKNIAKLAMYKRNKILNNIHRGIKHWRRHHCRGCNYCKGVTHVGGGHSSMENDDPALATQSDSADWMQRGRSSGSTHTQGGQTSRVEHNTGSSLRKSEVESDTPEDRDSDIRSDSGDHTHETTTPQGGETQRHLKKADNLGNINIAQMFREERAKRTQRINGRFYKTLFPNINDNILLYVAEQKMREQSQGRGNISTDAGGSPMDGFTRKDEYNTNDTPLIENELIRSTLYSIKGKKSPLCDPIFKGKHKPLIFLFVNGMKDDAIKIGAIRKIKKCAEQCNGYLKLEELNRERLCDFVCLCLRVKKDELNKELVNYLHKTCFGIPKFVQYTLFYLLTKKYIKLYRYACGVRESEPVSEAPNQRDTSIGDRGTEEHSRNSGFSSNRENGLLRKEDFSSVSSTINAGSTSLHDPTSYTYINEETKQIITQQNGFQNFQFCEETEYDDNRSDDNVSYNELRSNDSRDKQLRINRDASLTGPISMEKDNPTGTHQKGCKYTIKVVRDLNSAPLVPRLTAHCMSLIDSLNQEELLLAKLCSFFKQNFNIKKMECIFPRYISRSELKRIIKELIRKRVFQVCEENRENQVPTEDVNSIHNINFVYRDIYNLINDITAKRHKHHSVFRKNSAIQDEALFFCITNFSLKKVLNDLLENEEKKYIQKIYKKYLDE; translated from the exons ATGATTAAAAATATCTTCAATGAGTATCTCAAGTCGCATGAAGTGCGGCGGACGGATCATGAGGGACTCAGGAAAGTTGCCAGGGATTACAAG AATAACTACACGTCTGACTGGCGATGGTTCAGCATCAAGTGCGAACGTATAATTGAAAACGAACTTCAAAAGAAGTCCCTGCGTGAGGAAGACAAGAAGGCTTACGGGAGCTGGGTGAAGGAGGCCCAGAATTTGTCAACCTTTAGGtcgttttttccaaaaatccTCCTTAAGGTTTACAGCCGATGTGATGACCCGCACAAGTTTTTCTCTAAACTTGTTATCCAGAAGTTCGATGCCGTCGTG TTCTTCTGCGACGCGAGTGGCTTCTCTAACCTAGCAGAGCAATTGGACAAGCGAATCAATGGCACGGAACTACTTGGTAATTGCCTTAACAAGTTCTTTAACATCCTCATCAAAATTATCGACTGTTGGGGTGGAGACATAATTAAGTTCAGCGGGGATGCTGTATTGGTCATTTGGCCTTTGCGCCGTGGCCACAGGGGGGCCAACTCGGCCAGGAACGCGATAACACATATGGAAGAGTCAGCCGAGGCAACCGCATTCCCTTCCACATCCATGGCTACGATGAACAGGACCCAACCGCAGGACAACTCCGATTACTATCCTTCCGACACCACCACCCCAAACGGAACACCGAACGGAACACCGAACGGAACATCGAACGGAGCATCGAACGGAACATCAAACGGAGCATCGAACGGTATCCCCAACGGTATCCCCAACGGTATCCCCAACGGAACCCCCAATGGAGCAAAGAAACCAAatcaaaaggagaaaaacgttaaaaaaatatgtatgctCGCCCTGGGGTGCTGTGTAGACATACACAAATTGTTGAATAAGTTCCCAACGCCCATCGAAAATAAATACCTTAAGGTTCATATTGCAATCACCTACGGAAAAGTATCCTTCCTCCAACTCGGGAATATATTGAACAAGAGAGACTACCTTCTTTCTGGAAAACCTTTAGAAGAAATAGGAGTCGCCGAGTCATTGGCTAGAAATGGAGAAAGCGTGATATCCCACAGGTTTTATGAAAAGGTGAAGGACAGAATTGTTGTGAAGGAGACGGCGAAGAAGaagttcttccttttcgtgAAGATGAAGGAGGAGATAGATATGCGGGAGTTGAAAAGGGAGTATGAAGAGGGAGACGAGTGGGAACTCCCAACGGGAGAAGTGCCCATAAATTTATCTAGAGGAGCAtctaaggaggaagaagaatctAAGGATGGAAAAGGTTCTAAGGAAGGGTCTATGCACGTGGTTAACACGTGTGCAACCCGTAGGATATGCGGATACGACCAAAGTGAGACTCCCCTCGTGCACGAACACTTCTGCCATCTCTTGAAAAGCTTCATTCCAGATATAGTTTACCGTAAAATAGCAACGGGTTGTAATGTCTTTATAAATGAAATAAGGAAAGTAACCATCATCTTTCTTTCAGTGAAGGATATCGATACGTCTACCATGATCGGTGTCTATTCTGCTCATGGTATTATGAAGCTAACACAGAAGGCTGTATTTACCATGGAGGGTACAATTAATAAGTTCATTTACGATGATAAGGGTATTCTTATCCTTATCATGTTTGGTCTACCCCCTTTGTATCACTGTGATGATTCCATCAGGGCTCTGCTCACTTGTTTTCGCCTAATTGATGCCCTGAAGTCTCTTAAGTTGAATGGAAGTATCGGTATTTCCACCGGAAGAATATGGTGTGGACTCattggaaataaaattagaaaaGAATATACTGCACTTGGTGATTCGGTGAACGTGGCCGCTCGACTTTGTTGTAAAGCTGGCAACAAGGAGATTTACGTGGATGAAAATACCTTCAATGGTTGTAagcattttatttcttttcagaAACTTATCTCCATAAAggtgaaggggaagaagaagctcATTAGGATTTACTCCCCTATAGGGACTATAAATAGGAGCTGTCCTCAGTTCGGCTTGGAACAGGGTGGCGCGCATGGCTACTTCACCGATGAGGAGTTGCAGGCGGCTGGGGAGGAAGTGCCTGAGGAGGGGGAGGCGCAAAAAGGAAGTGATAAAAAAGTACAGCGGAGGAGCGTAAGCGATGGGTACACACAGGGGGGGAGTGTAAGCGATAAGTGTACGCAACGGGAAAGGAGCCTGAGTACACAGCGTGAAGGCGAGGAAAGTACTTGCAACAAGCGGGACGGCCACACCGCCAAGGAGGAAACAGGGGCTATGGAAACAGCCGATGTGACAGAAAATGCGGAGATGAACGAAGTCACCGACTTCTCCTTCCTAAACAAAAACTACCTCCTTCGCTACTACCAACGCACGTATCGCCGAGGGATTAAGCGACTTCTCGGGAAGAAGGACTGCCTCTACTACTTGAGGCGGTGCGAGGGGGGGGATGACGCCTTTTCTCAGGGGGAAGACACGTGGAGGAACCCGTGGAGGGATACTTGGCAAGCCGCCTACAGGGACGACCCGTACAGCGAAATAAAAGCTAACACCCCCCTGGACTACATCACCCACACAGGCCCACTCCTCCTCCACGAGTACTACGATCCCCTCTACTGCGACTTCTTTCAAATGTACAACACAGGGGGAGTGCTCTTTCTGCAGGGAAACGAACATCTAGGTATCTTCGAAATAATCACACTCGTATCGAGAAAACTAAGTAATTACAAAACATTCAAAATAAGTAACATGCCTCACTCTCTATACATTAACGTAACGAATCCGTTGCTCCCATGGAAAATGCTATGCAACGAGATGCTCCAACTGTGGAGCTCTTGTAAGATGAGGAAGGCAAATACCTTAATTAGGAATGAAGACAACTACAACTTGCTACGCGAAATCACATACCCCTCATACCATTGGTTTTTTAAGTGCATGTCTAGTGTTGTGGACGACTTAGCCATCCCCTATTGGGGAGACTCAGGTAGGAAAGTGCAGACGGAGAAGAAGGGGAGAAAGACACCAGTTCGTTCGAAACAGACCGGAGCAGTGCTACCCTCGACGCAACAATCTACGGACAAGGACACAGATGTAGGGACAGGAGACCCCACTGATGAACTCACCGCTCCAGATACTTATGCACGACAACATGAGGACAGCAAatctaaaaagaaaacgaaaaaaaaaaaaaaaaaaaaaaaaaaaaaaaaagataataaCAATGATAATGATAATGACATTGACAATGACAATGACAATGACAATGACAATGACTGTTCCACCAGCAGTTCCTCCAGTAGTTGTGGTTGCTACGGGAAGGATGGATCCAAACAGCGCACgaggatgaaaaaacaaaagggtaAATTGTGCAGGCGGATCCTAACCACCATTGATCGCTTTTTCAGTAGAACCACgcgggaggaaggaaggcgCCCTGGTGCGTTTCTTAACCCGGTCAAAGAGGCGGGAACTCATACAGTTACTCAAACGGATCGTCACATCGACGTTGACACCTGTAACCGTGCCACCAACTCCGGGAGTTACCCTTTCGCAGAGGCGCACCCCTTACTGAAGAGAGATGCCAAGGGTAACCGAATGGGGATCATCAGCTCCATGCTTTACTACTTCACCCTGCATGAATACACATTTGTCGTCTTTAATTACCGAGCGGGCACCTCCCTAAATATCATGGGTGATGAGAGCGCCTTGGGGATCTGCAAAAATATTGCGAAGCTTGCCATGtataaaagaaacaaaattttaaataacatACATAGGGGGATTAAACACTGGAGAAGGCACCACTGCAGAGGTTGTAACTACTGCAAGGGAGTTACCCATGTGGGAGGTGGTCACTCCTCCATGGAGAATGATGATCCTGCTTTAGCCACCCAGAGTGACAGTGCCGATTGGATGCAAAGAGGACGCTCCTCCGGTAGCACACATACACAAGGTGGACAAACCTCCCGCGTGGAACATAACACGGGATCATCTTTGCGTAAGAGCGAGGTGGAATCTGACACTCCAGAAGATAGAGATAGTGATATCCGAAGCGATAGTGGTGATCATACGCATGAAACTACTACCCCTCAAGGGGGAGAAACACAAAGGCACTTAAAGAAGGCAGACAACCTGGGCAACATCAACATAGCGCAAATGTTCAGAGAAGAACGGGCCAAGAGAACCCAACGAATCAATGGGAGGTTCTACAAAACGCTGTTTCCAAATATAAACGATAACATACTTCTGTACGTGGCTGAGCAGAAGATGAGGGAGCAATCACAGGGGAGAGGTAACATCTCGACTGACGCAGGGGGAAGTCCAATGGATGGATTCACACGAAAGGATGAATATAATACAAATGACACTCCACTCATAGAAAACGAACTCATCAGGAGCACTCTCTACTCcattaaagggaaaaaatctCCACTGTGTGATCCCATCTTCAAAGGAAAACACAAACCATtaatcttcctcttcgtgaATGGCATGAAAGACGACGCTATAAAGATCGGAGCCATACGGAAGATTAAAAAGTGTGCAGAACAGTGCAATGGATACTTAAAACTGGAGGAATTAAACAGAGAAAGATTATGTGATTTTGTGTGTCTTTGTTTACGTGTGAAGAAGGACGAGTTAAACAAGGAGCTAGTGAATTACCTGCACAAGACATGCTTCGGAATCCCTAAATTTGTCCAGTACACTCTCTTCTACCTGCTAACAAAGAAGTACATTAAGCTATACAGATATGCATGCGGGGTTAGAGAAAGTGAGCCTGTCAGCGAAGCGCCTAACCAAAGGGATACCTCAATTGGAGACAGAGGCACAGAAGAACATTCACGAAACAGTGGATTCTCTTCGAACCGTGAGAATGGTCTCCTCCGCAAGGAGGATTTTTCCTCTGTGAGTAGTACCATCAATGCGGGCTCCACCAGTCTACACGATCCCACTTCGTACACCTACATCAATGAAGAAACTAAGCAGATCATTACACAGCAAAATGGGTTCCAAAACTTCCAGTTCTGTGAAGAAACGGAATATGATGATAACAGGAGTGATGATAATGTCAGTTACAACGAACTCCGCAGCAACGATAGTCGAGACAAACAACTTCGTATCAATCGAGACGCCTCGCTGACGGGCCCAATCTCAATGGAAAAGGATAATCCAACCGGGACTCACCAAAAAGGGTGCAAGTACACGATAAAAGTAGTGCGCGACTTGAACTCAGCTCCTTTGGTTCCACGCCTT ACGGCCCACTGCATGTCCCTGATCGATAGCCTTAACCAGGAGGAGCTCCTTCTGGCCAAACTATGTTCCTTCTTCAAGCAGAattttaacataaaaaaaatggagtgcATATTTCCCAGATATATTTCTAGATCAGAATTGAAAAGAATAATTAAGGAGCTCATCAGGAAGAGAGTCTTCCAAGTGTGCGAAGAGAACAGAGAAAATCAAGTACCAACGGAAGATGTGAACTCCATACACAACATCAATTTTGTCTACAGGGATATCTACAACCTTATAAATGACATTACTGCCAAAAGGCATAAGCACCATTCAGTGTTCAGAAAGAACTCTGCCATCCAAGACGAGGCATTGTTCTTTTGCATAACGAATTTCTCACTCAAGAAG GTGCTGAACGATCTGCTCgagaacgaagaaaaaaaatacatccaaaaaatatacaaaaagtATTTGGACGAGTAG